A region of Gadus morhua chromosome 18, gadMor3.0, whole genome shotgun sequence DNA encodes the following proteins:
- the adprh gene encoding ADP-ribosylarginine hydrolase, whose product MTGGPATEEHYTAAMVLSGAGDALGFRNQQWEYNESGPDIHQELKELGGLNNIQVQLPDWPVSDDTVLHLATAEGLATGKCGEELLQEVASRYVVAMTDMEGRKPGPSSMLGVSQLRPGEEGGYRVPYNPDGTGCGAAMRSMCIGLRYPKPDQLLSLVAIAVETGRMTHPHPTGFLGAVASALFAAYAVQRRPITTWGFGLLNEACPIAWSFVQGRGYAVEESERDWSYFSDKWTWYLGQRGLTGAGPVTWPASYGPAERDLAYKSFSLSGWAGRSGHDAPMIALDALLGAGPDWEELMSRAGFHGGDSDSTAVIAACCWGLLYGTQAVHPGNYQNLEYRDRLERSAQALYALAHSA is encoded by the exons ATGACCGG GGGCCCGGCCACAGAGGAGCACTACACGGCCGCTATGGTTCTGAGCGGAGCCGGGGATGCATTGGGCTTCAGGAACCAGCAGTGGGAGTATAATGAGTCCGGGCCAGACATCCACCAG GAGCTGAAGGAGCTTGGGGGCTTGAATAACATCCAGGTCCAGCTCCCTGATTGGCCAGTGAGTGATGATACAGTCTTACACCTGGCCACAGCAGAGGGTCTGGCCACAG GGAAGTGTGGGGAGGAGCTACTGCAGGAGGTGGCGTCTCGATACGTTGTTGCCATGACGGACATGGAGGGCAGGAAACCAGGACCCTCCAGCAtgctgg gtgTGTCCCAGCTGCgcccgggggaggagggggggtaccGCGTCCCCTACAATCCGGACGGAACCGGCTGTGGAGCCGCCATGCGCTCCATGTGCATCGGACTCAG GTACCCCAAGCCGGACCAGCTGCTGTCTCTCGTGGCGATTGCCGTGGAGACGGGCAGGATGACCCACCCCCACCCGACCGGGTTCCTCGGCGCCGTGGCGTCGGCCCTCTTCGCGGCCTATGCCGTCCAGcggcggccaatcacaaccTGGGGGTTTGGCCTACTCAACGAGGCCTGTCCAATCGCCTGGAGCTTCGTTCAGGGGCGTGGCTACGctgtggaggagagcgagagggactgGAGCTACTTCAGCGACAAGTGGACATG GTACCTGGGCCAGAGGGGTCTCACTGGGGCGGGGCCCGTCACCTGGCCCGCCTCCTATGGGCCGGCAGAGAGGGACCTGGCCTATAAGAGCTTCAGCTTGTCTGGATGGGCTGGGCGCAGCGGCCACGATGCTCCAATGATAGCCCTCGATGCcctgctgggggcggggcctgactGGGAGGAGCTGATGAGCAGGGCTGGCTTCCACGGAG GAGACAGTGACAGCACGGCCGTGATCGCGGCGTGCTGCTGGGGTTTGCTCTACGGCACGCAGGCGGTCCATCCGGGGAACTACCAGAACCTAGAGTACCGGGACCGCCTGGAGCGCAGTGCTCAGGCACTCTACGCCCTGGCACACTCagcgtga